In a single window of the Streptacidiphilus sp. P02-A3a genome:
- a CDS encoding methyltransferase — MTIQEDAPPTAETPFPDDDRSPSIADRATLFGVLTGGWIAQALFALAKLGVPELLAAGPRPADEIAEATGADRRAVRRVLTAVTAAGLFRETAPGTFALTPVTRLLCADAVRSSRPSAILFGEEVHQSFGAIMHTMRTGEPAFEQLYGKGFYDYLSDDPELSAVFSAAMGNAAVPSALAGCDLSGLGTLVDVGGGDGGLLTRVLTRYPRARGVLVDLPEAVDQARIRLAGSGLDQRVETFPGSFFDPLPTGGDVYTLARVLHNWDDEQAVAILRRIREAIPDHGRLLVFERLEGSSADPSRAAQAQLIDLLMLVMLVGRDRSEEEYRGLLDAAGFEVRSVRSAPLHSAGTESAIEAVPR, encoded by the coding sequence CCTGTTCGGGGTGCTGACCGGTGGCTGGATCGCCCAGGCGCTGTTCGCGCTGGCCAAGCTCGGGGTACCGGAGCTGCTGGCCGCGGGGCCGCGTCCGGCCGACGAGATCGCCGAGGCGACCGGCGCGGACCGGCGCGCCGTGCGCCGGGTGCTGACCGCGGTGACGGCAGCCGGACTGTTCCGCGAGACGGCGCCCGGGACCTTCGCGCTGACCCCGGTGACCCGGCTGCTGTGCGCCGACGCGGTCCGCTCCAGTCGGCCCTCGGCGATCCTGTTCGGCGAGGAGGTCCACCAGTCCTTCGGCGCGATCATGCACACCATGCGCACCGGGGAGCCCGCGTTCGAGCAGCTGTACGGCAAGGGCTTCTACGACTACCTCAGCGACGACCCGGAGTTGAGCGCGGTGTTCTCGGCCGCGATGGGGAACGCCGCCGTGCCGTCCGCGCTGGCGGGCTGCGACCTGAGCGGCCTCGGCACCCTGGTCGACGTCGGTGGCGGTGACGGCGGCCTGCTGACCCGGGTGCTCACCCGCTACCCGCGGGCGCGCGGGGTGCTGGTGGATCTGCCCGAGGCGGTCGACCAGGCCCGGATCCGGCTCGCCGGAAGCGGTCTCGACCAGCGGGTCGAGACCTTCCCGGGCAGCTTCTTCGACCCGCTGCCGACCGGCGGCGACGTCTACACACTCGCCCGGGTGCTGCACAACTGGGACGACGAGCAGGCCGTGGCGATCCTGCGGCGGATCCGCGAGGCGATCCCCGACCACGGCCGGCTGCTGGTGTTCGAGCGGCTTGAGGGCAGTTCGGCCGATCCCTCGCGGGCGGCGCAGGCGCAGCTGATCGACCTGCTGATGCTGGTCATGCTGGTCGGCCGGGACCGCTCCGAGGAGGAGTACCGGGGCCTGCTGGACGCGGCGGGCTTCGAGGTACGGTCGGTACGGTCCGCCCCGCTGCACTCCGCCGGCACCGAGAGCGCGATCGAGGCCGTACCCCGGTAA